A stretch of Dyella sp. BiH032 DNA encodes these proteins:
- a CDS encoding NAD(P)(+) transhydrogenase (Re/Si-specific) subunit beta yields MAWLPTLIKACYFLAALLFILGLKRMSSPRTARGGIVWAGVGMLVAVLATFVLPDMHNRLLILVAVLLGVSAAWWSGRRVAMTAMPQMVALYNGMGGGAAAAIGAVELIGFAGSSVTLLDGGRFTADGAAPGTAQLVLAVLGALIGAVSFSGSLIAFAKLQGWLDRRFVFPGQRAVNLLVLAAAVAIGAALACGQLSMGLIVAFFALALLFGLMMTLPIGGADMPVVISLYNAFTGLAVAFEGFVLQNEAMIIAGTVVGAAGTLLTQLMARAMNRSLGNVLFGNFGATGAAAQAIAGAQKPVEAADAAVMMAYAERVVIVPGYGMAVAQAQHKVWEFAQLLIARGVKVKFAIHPVAGRMPGHMNVLLAEAGVPYDLIADMDDINPEFPATDVVLVIGANDVVNPVAKTDPASPIYGMPILDVASARQVIVVKRGKGTGFAGIENALFYADNARMLYGDGQAAAGQLVAELKTLDA; encoded by the coding sequence ATGGCCTGGCTGCCGACCTTGATCAAGGCCTGCTATTTCCTCGCGGCACTGCTGTTCATCCTGGGTCTCAAGCGCATGAGCTCGCCGCGTACCGCCCGCGGCGGCATCGTGTGGGCGGGCGTGGGCATGCTGGTGGCGGTGCTGGCGACCTTCGTGCTGCCGGACATGCACAACCGGCTGCTGATCCTGGTCGCGGTGCTGCTGGGCGTATCCGCGGCGTGGTGGTCGGGTCGCCGCGTAGCGATGACGGCGATGCCGCAGATGGTGGCGCTGTACAACGGCATGGGCGGCGGCGCCGCCGCGGCGATCGGTGCGGTCGAGCTGATCGGCTTCGCGGGCAGCAGCGTGACCTTGCTGGACGGCGGCCGCTTCACCGCCGACGGCGCCGCGCCGGGCACCGCGCAACTGGTGCTGGCGGTGCTGGGCGCGCTGATCGGTGCGGTGAGTTTTTCCGGTTCCTTGATCGCGTTCGCCAAGCTGCAGGGCTGGCTGGACCGGCGCTTCGTGTTCCCCGGGCAGCGCGCGGTCAACCTGCTGGTGCTCGCAGCGGCGGTGGCGATCGGCGCGGCGCTCGCCTGCGGGCAGTTGAGCATGGGGCTGATCGTGGCGTTCTTCGCGCTGGCCCTGTTGTTCGGCCTGATGATGACGCTGCCGATCGGCGGAGCCGACATGCCAGTCGTGATTTCGCTCTACAACGCATTCACCGGACTGGCGGTGGCGTTCGAGGGTTTCGTGCTGCAGAACGAGGCGATGATCATCGCCGGCACCGTGGTCGGCGCGGCCGGCACGCTGCTGACGCAGTTGATGGCGAGGGCGATGAACCGTTCGCTGGGCAATGTGCTGTTCGGCAACTTCGGCGCGACGGGCGCGGCGGCGCAGGCTATCGCCGGCGCCCAGAAACCGGTCGAGGCGGCGGACGCGGCCGTGATGATGGCCTACGCCGAGCGCGTGGTGATCGTGCCGGGCTACGGCATGGCGGTGGCGCAGGCGCAGCACAAGGTGTGGGAGTTCGCGCAGCTGCTGATCGCCCGCGGGGTGAAGGTGAAGTTCGCCATCCATCCGGTGGCGGGCCGCATGCCCGGCCATATGAACGTGCTGCTGGCCGAGGCCGGCGTGCCGTACGACCTGATCGCCGACATGGACGACATCAATCCGGAGTTTCCGGCCACTGACGTGGTGCTGGTGATCGGCGCCAACGACGTGGTGAACCCGGTGGCGAAGACCGATCCGGCGTCGCCGATCTATGGCATGCCGATCCTGGACGTGGCCAGCGCCAGGCAAGTGATCGTGGTCAAGCGTGGCAAGGGCACCGGCTTTGCCGGCATCGAGAATGCGCTCTTCTACGCGGACAACGCCCGCATGCTGTACGGCGACGGCCAGGCTGCCGCGGGACAGCTGGTGGCGGAGCTGAAGACGCTGGACGCCTGA
- a CDS encoding NAD(P) transhydrogenase subunit alpha, whose amino-acid sequence MPITVAALRETAAGERRVAITPEVAKKLRGKGLRVLLEHGAGAAAGFPDASYAEVEFGDAAAVQAQADLLACVLPPDDAVWGGLREGAVVVGQLRPYGAAARVEAMGRRRLTAFALELLPRTTRAQAMDVLSSQAAVAGYRAMLIAAEAAPKFFPMLTTAAGTIRPSRVLVIGAGVAGLQAIATARRLGAQTEGYDVRPETREQIESLGAKFLDLGVSAAGSGGYARELSAEERAAQQNALAEHLKLVDVIVTTAAVPGRPSPKILSAAMVAGMKPGALIVDLAAEGGGNCELTRPGERVEHGGVVVLGPLNLPAGAPLHASEMFARNVYNFVELLVKDGALAPDFEDELVAKSCVTRAGEAHFQG is encoded by the coding sequence ATGCCGATCACCGTGGCCGCATTGCGAGAGACCGCCGCCGGCGAGCGCCGCGTGGCGATCACGCCCGAAGTGGCAAAGAAGCTGCGCGGCAAAGGGCTGCGCGTGCTGCTGGAGCACGGTGCCGGCGCGGCGGCCGGTTTCCCGGACGCCAGCTATGCCGAGGTGGAATTCGGTGACGCAGCCGCGGTGCAGGCGCAGGCGGACCTGCTGGCCTGCGTGCTTCCGCCGGACGATGCCGTGTGGGGCGGCCTGCGCGAGGGCGCGGTGGTGGTCGGTCAGCTGCGGCCGTACGGTGCGGCGGCACGGGTCGAGGCGATGGGGCGGCGCAGGCTCACCGCGTTCGCGCTGGAACTGCTGCCCCGCACCACGCGCGCGCAGGCCATGGACGTGCTCAGCTCGCAGGCCGCGGTGGCCGGTTATCGGGCGATGCTGATCGCGGCCGAGGCCGCGCCGAAGTTCTTCCCCATGCTCACCACCGCGGCAGGCACGATCCGGCCGTCGCGCGTGCTGGTGATCGGCGCCGGCGTCGCCGGCCTGCAGGCGATCGCCACGGCGCGCCGGCTGGGCGCGCAGACCGAAGGCTACGACGTGCGCCCGGAGACGCGCGAGCAAATCGAGTCGCTGGGCGCGAAGTTCCTGGATCTCGGCGTGAGTGCGGCCGGCAGCGGCGGCTACGCGCGCGAGCTCTCCGCCGAAGAGCGTGCCGCGCAGCAGAACGCGCTGGCCGAACATCTGAAGCTGGTCGACGTGATCGTGACGACCGCCGCAGTGCCAGGGCGCCCTTCGCCGAAGATTCTTTCGGCCGCGATGGTGGCGGGCATGAAGCCCGGCGCGCTGATCGTGGACCTCGCCGCCGAGGGCGGCGGCAACTGCGAACTGACGCGGCCCGGCGAGCGTGTGGAGCATGGCGGCGTGGTGGTCCTTGGCCCGCTCAACCTGCCGGCCGGCGCACCGTTGCACGCCTCGGAGATGTTCGCGCGCAACGTCTACAACTTCGTCGAGCTGCTGGTGAAGGATGGCGCGCTCGCTCCGGACTTCGAGGACGAGCTGGTGGCCAAGAGCTGCGTGACGCGCGCTGGCGAGGCGCATTTCCAAGGCTGA
- a CDS encoding IS30 family transposase: MGQHYSHLSAEERGAIMVGKARGESARQLARLLGRSASTISRELARNGHREPAERPRMGRPTLGYDARRAGARARRLARKARRRRKLHRDGVLWPLVRQLLARRWSPQEVSRTLRRQHPDEPAKHVSHETIYTAIYAMPRGELRRELVALLRQHKCARRPRGQGANRRGRMQDLPSIHDRPPEANERLLPGHWEGDFLKGARNRSSVGVLVDRRTLFLKLVKMKGCSAQEALEGFSRAFQGVPPELRQTLTYDQGKEMALYKTLSERTGLSIYFADPRSPWQRGICENTNGLLRQYLPKGTDLSVHSQRALDAIAQEMNLRPRATLGYHCPAEMFMRAMGHDDLAQAIDDALLD; this comes from the coding sequence ATGGGACAGCATTACAGCCATCTGAGCGCCGAAGAACGGGGCGCGATCATGGTGGGCAAGGCACGCGGCGAGAGCGCTCGGCAGCTGGCACGGCTGCTAGGCCGTTCGGCTAGCACGATTTCCCGGGAATTGGCGCGTAATGGGCACCGCGAACCGGCGGAGCGTCCGCGCATGGGTCGTCCGACACTTGGCTATGACGCCCGCCGTGCCGGTGCGCGGGCTCGACGGCTCGCGCGCAAGGCACGCCGACGGCGCAAGCTACATCGTGATGGGGTCTTGTGGCCCCTGGTGCGCCAGCTGTTAGCGCGCCGCTGGTCACCGCAAGAAGTGAGCCGCACACTGCGCCGGCAGCATCCTGACGAGCCGGCCAAACACGTGTCCCATGAGACGATCTACACCGCGATTTATGCCATGCCGCGTGGCGAACTGCGGCGTGAGCTGGTGGCCTTGCTGCGCCAACACAAGTGCGCACGCCGTCCGCGTGGCCAAGGGGCGAACCGGCGCGGCCGCATGCAGGATCTGCCGAGTATTCATGACCGCCCGCCGGAGGCCAACGAGCGCCTGTTACCAGGCCATTGGGAAGGCGACTTCCTCAAGGGGGCGCGTAACCGATCGTCGGTGGGGGTGCTGGTGGATCGACGCACTTTGTTCCTGAAGCTGGTCAAGATGAAGGGGTGTTCGGCCCAGGAGGCGCTGGAGGGCTTCAGTCGCGCCTTCCAGGGCGTGCCGCCGGAGCTTCGCCAGACACTGACCTATGACCAGGGCAAGGAAATGGCGCTGTACAAGACCTTGTCCGAACGTACCGGCTTGAGCATTTATTTCGCCGATCCGCGCAGCCCCTGGCAGCGGGGCATCTGCGAAAACACCAACGGCCTGCTGCGGCAGTACCTCCCTAAAGGCACCGATCTGTCCGTGCATAGCCAGCGAGCGCTGGATGCCATCGCTCAGGAGATGAACCTTCGGCCCCGAGCCACCTTGGGCTACCACTGTCCGGCGGAGATGTTCATGCGTGCCATGGGGCACGATGACCTCGCTCAGGCCATCGATGATGCACTTCTAGATTGA
- a CDS encoding 5'-3' exonuclease H3TH domain-containing protein: protein MDGVSAPAAHLVDGSLYVFRAWHSMPDEFTDVDGHPVNAVHGFTRFLCELLERTRPAHIAVAFDASLTTSFRNAIYPAYKANRELPPPDLERQFVLCREIALALGLVVLIDHSYEADDLIGSSLWSLRAHGFRGVIVSADKDFGQLLGEHDEQWDYARNLRWGPSGVHERLGVHPHQVADYLALCGDAVDNIPGVPGIGAKTAAALLSHFGSLDALLDRVDEVPFLRIRGAASCAQKLREHREMALLYRRLTRIALDAPVSMAADALAWNGARLALLEDLCERLRFGPLTRQRLKALA, encoded by the coding sequence ATGGACGGCGTGAGCGCCCCCGCCGCCCATCTTGTCGACGGAAGCCTGTACGTCTTCCGCGCCTGGCACTCGATGCCGGACGAGTTCACCGACGTCGATGGCCACCCCGTCAACGCGGTGCACGGCTTCACCCGGTTCCTGTGCGAGCTGCTGGAACGCACCAGGCCGGCGCATATCGCGGTGGCGTTCGACGCGTCGCTCACCACTTCGTTCCGCAACGCGATCTATCCCGCCTACAAGGCCAACCGCGAGTTGCCGCCGCCGGATCTCGAGCGCCAGTTCGTGCTGTGCCGCGAAATCGCCCTCGCGCTCGGGCTGGTGGTGCTGATCGACCACAGCTACGAAGCCGACGACCTGATCGGCAGCTCGCTGTGGAGCCTGCGCGCCCATGGCTTCCGCGGCGTGATCGTGTCCGCCGACAAGGATTTCGGCCAGTTGCTCGGCGAGCACGACGAACAATGGGATTACGCGCGCAACCTGCGCTGGGGCCCGTCCGGCGTGCATGAGCGCCTCGGCGTGCACCCGCACCAGGTGGCGGATTACCTCGCGCTGTGCGGCGACGCGGTGGACAACATTCCCGGCGTTCCGGGCATCGGCGCGAAGACTGCGGCGGCGCTGCTGTCCCATTTCGGCAGCCTCGACGCGCTGCTCGACCGCGTGGACGAGGTGCCGTTCCTGCGCATCCGGGGCGCCGCCAGTTGCGCGCAGAAGCTGCGCGAGCATCGGGAGATGGCGCTGTTGTACCGCCGCCTTACCCGCATTGCGCTGGATGCGCCGGTGTCGATGGCTGCCGATGCGCTGGCTTGGAATGGGGCGAGGTTGGCGCTTCTTGAGGATTTGTGTGAGCGGTTGAGGTTTGGGCCGTTGACGCGGCAACGGTTGAAGGCGCTGGCGTAG
- a CDS encoding AraC family transcriptional regulator, with protein MQGVPHQFNHPTDQAEFRLPAHRAGIELYRAHIVRHAFEPHVHDGFGLGAIEAGVERFRYRGADHLAPPDSLVTMNPDELHTGRAETEGGWLYRMVYIEPSVVDEVTGERGWWFGDVVSEDATGARRVTALLDALWAAREPLAFDSLLLQLMDAFRHHARIPRRARPEAASRFAGVIDYLRAHLAERVTLDELAAVAGLSPFHFLRQFQARHHATPQQMLMAFRLSEAKRRLTAGEAPAQVAAATGLADQAHLTRAFARRYGVTPARYQRQLQR; from the coding sequence ATGCAAGGCGTCCCCCACCAGTTCAACCACCCGACCGACCAGGCGGAGTTCCGCCTGCCTGCGCACCGAGCGGGTATCGAGCTGTACCGCGCGCACATCGTGCGCCATGCCTTCGAGCCGCACGTGCACGACGGTTTCGGCCTGGGCGCGATCGAGGCCGGGGTGGAGCGCTTTCGCTATCGCGGCGCCGACCATCTCGCGCCGCCCGATTCCCTGGTGACGATGAATCCGGACGAGCTGCACACCGGCCGTGCAGAAACCGAAGGCGGATGGCTGTACCGCATGGTGTACATCGAGCCGTCCGTCGTGGACGAGGTCACCGGCGAACGCGGTTGGTGGTTCGGAGATGTCGTGAGCGAGGACGCGACCGGCGCGCGGCGTGTCACCGCGTTGCTCGACGCGCTATGGGCTGCGCGTGAGCCGCTGGCTTTCGACAGCCTGCTGCTGCAGTTGATGGACGCCTTCCGCCACCACGCGCGCATCCCGCGCAGGGCGCGCCCCGAAGCCGCGTCGCGCTTCGCCGGCGTCATCGACTATTTGCGCGCGCACCTCGCCGAGCGCGTCACGCTGGACGAGCTGGCCGCCGTCGCCGGCCTCAGCCCTTTCCACTTCCTGCGCCAGTTCCAGGCCCGCCACCACGCCACGCCGCAGCAGATGCTGATGGCCTTCCGCCTGTCGGAAGCCAAGCGCCGGCTCACCGCCGGCGAGGCACCGGCGCAGGTCGCGGCGGCCACTGGACTGGCGGACCAGGCCCATCTCACGCGTGCCTTCGCGCGCCGCTACGGCGTCACGCCCGCCCGCTACCAGCGCCAGCTGCAGCGATAG
- the sufT gene encoding putative Fe-S cluster assembly protein SufT gives MSGFSLSSEPFTLERDCDAVMVPQGETVTLPAGQVGYITQALGGSFTVYVEGNLFRIAGKDADALGKEPPPPIELPDNATDADVEKLVWQQLRTVFDPEIPVNVVELGLVYDVSLDPVDGGRKVYVKMTLTAPGCGMGDILIDDARTKLELIPTVKEADVDLVFDPPWNHSMMSEIAKLETGML, from the coding sequence ATGAGCGGTTTCAGTCTTAGCAGCGAACCTTTCACCCTGGAGCGCGATTGCGACGCCGTGATGGTGCCGCAGGGGGAGACGGTGACCCTGCCGGCCGGACAGGTCGGCTACATCACCCAGGCGCTCGGCGGCAGCTTCACGGTGTACGTGGAGGGCAACCTGTTCCGTATCGCCGGCAAGGACGCGGATGCGCTGGGCAAGGAGCCGCCGCCGCCGATCGAGCTGCCGGACAACGCCACCGACGCCGACGTGGAAAAGCTCGTGTGGCAGCAGCTGCGCACCGTGTTCGACCCGGAGATCCCGGTGAATGTGGTGGAACTGGGCCTGGTGTACGACGTCAGCCTCGACCCGGTCGATGGGGGCCGCAAGGTGTACGTCAAGATGACGCTCACCGCGCCCGGCTGCGGCATGGGCGACATCCTGATCGACGATGCGCGCACCAAGCTCGAGCTGATCCCCACCGTGAAGGAAGCGGACGTGGACCTGGTGTTCGATCCGCCATGGAATCACTCGATGATGTCGGAGATCGCCAAGCTCGAAACCGGCATGCTCTGA
- a CDS encoding nitroreductase, whose product MSSPLQPLLQRHSVPVAQLGGPGPDEATLRALLEAAIRVPDHGKLVPFRLLLLRGDDKLRFGERLAVLAEARDPALPDSKREKERRRYTFAPVVVVVVARIDIGSKVPEIEQRLSAGCVAYNLVLGATQLGLGAQWLTGWAAYDGEVARMLGLGAHEHVTGFVHIGTPQMDVPDRDRPALDDLLGTWTA is encoded by the coding sequence ATGTCTTCTCCGCTCCAGCCGCTGCTTCAACGCCATTCCGTGCCCGTCGCCCAGCTCGGCGGGCCCGGGCCGGACGAGGCGACGCTGCGCGCGCTGCTGGAAGCGGCCATCCGCGTGCCAGACCACGGCAAGCTGGTCCCGTTCCGCCTGCTGCTGCTGCGCGGCGACGACAAACTGCGCTTCGGCGAGCGCCTGGCCGTGCTGGCCGAGGCTCGCGACCCGGCGTTGCCGGACTCCAAGCGCGAGAAGGAGCGCCGCCGCTATACGTTCGCGCCGGTGGTGGTCGTGGTGGTCGCGCGCATCGACATCGGCAGCAAGGTGCCGGAGATCGAGCAGCGGCTCAGCGCCGGCTGCGTCGCCTACAACCTGGTGCTGGGCGCCACGCAGCTCGGCCTGGGTGCGCAGTGGCTCACCGGCTGGGCCGCATATGACGGTGAAGTGGCGCGCATGCTCGGACTGGGCGCGCACGAGCACGTGACCGGCTTCGTGCACATCGGCACGCCGCAGATGGACGTGCCGGACCGCGACCGCCCCGCCCTCGACGACCTGCTCGGCACATGGACGGCGTGA
- a CDS encoding DMT family transporter — MLRGMWMGTLYALIAGLLWGLVFVGPLLVPEYPAALQSVGRYLAFGLIALPLAWLDRAALRQLSRADWVEALKLAAIGNLLYYLCLASAIQRAGGPLPTMIIGTLPVVIAISANLRNARRDGRLPWPRLAPSLALIAAGIACVNQAELAALRADAGADLGRYATGALLAFGAVACWTWYPLRNADWLRHHPGRSPRTWATAQGVATLPLALAGYAVLWLAMAAGGSGFPMPLGPRPAVFIALMAAIGLFASWFGTLCWNEASQRLPTALAGQLIVFETLAALSYAFFLRRQFPGPQTLLGIALLVAGVAWATRIKPVPVELEAERVQ, encoded by the coding sequence ATGCTGCGCGGCATGTGGATGGGAACGCTCTACGCCTTGATCGCCGGCCTGCTCTGGGGCCTGGTCTTCGTCGGCCCGCTGCTGGTGCCCGAATACCCGGCCGCGCTGCAATCGGTCGGCCGCTACCTCGCCTTCGGCCTGATCGCGCTGCCGCTCGCCTGGCTGGACCGCGCCGCGCTGCGCCAGCTCAGCCGCGCCGACTGGGTGGAAGCGCTCAAGCTCGCCGCGATCGGCAACCTGCTCTACTACCTGTGCCTGGCCAGCGCCATCCAGCGCGCGGGCGGGCCGCTGCCGACCATGATCATCGGCACGCTGCCGGTGGTGATCGCGATCAGCGCGAACCTGCGCAACGCACGCCGCGACGGCCGCCTGCCGTGGCCGCGGCTGGCCCCTTCGCTGGCGTTGATCGCCGCCGGCATCGCCTGCGTCAACCAGGCCGAACTGGCCGCGCTGCGCGCAGACGCCGGCGCCGACCTGGGCCGCTACGCCACAGGGGCCCTGCTCGCCTTCGGCGCCGTGGCGTGCTGGACCTGGTATCCCTTGCGCAACGCCGACTGGCTGCGCCATCACCCCGGCCGCAGCCCGCGTACCTGGGCCACCGCCCAGGGCGTGGCCACGCTGCCGCTGGCGCTGGCCGGCTATGCGGTGCTGTGGCTGGCGATGGCTGCCGGCGGCAGCGGTTTTCCCATGCCCTTGGGTCCGCGGCCCGCTGTCTTCATCGCGCTCATGGCAGCCATCGGCCTGTTCGCCTCCTGGTTTGGCACGCTGTGCTGGAACGAAGCCAGCCAGCGCCTGCCCACCGCGCTGGCCGGCCAGCTGATCGTGTTCGAAACGCTCGCCGCGCTCAGCTACGCCTTCTTCCTGCGCAGGCAGTTCCCCGGCCCGCAGACCCTGCTCGGTATCGCCCTGCTGGTGGCCGGCGTGGCCTGGGCCACGCGGATCAAGCCGGTGCCGGTGGAACTGGAGGCAGAGCGGGTGCAGTGA
- a CDS encoding RNA polymerase sigma factor, with translation MNSAVSTLETELLAEDAQAVPTSLDAFLAQVERRAFRLAEMSLGHREDAMDAVQDAMLRLVRNYRDKPAQEWTPLFWGILRRRIVDLQRRRKVRSIVVGWLGGGRDDDGDELPAWEPADNGPGPLDRLQDAQSYTDMAAAVKKLPQRQREAFMLRVLEGLDVAETAQAMGCSEGSVKTHLSRAMHNLRDQLEDWR, from the coding sequence ATGAACAGTGCCGTCTCCACGCTCGAAACGGAACTGCTGGCCGAGGACGCCCAGGCGGTACCGACCTCGCTGGACGCCTTCCTGGCCCAGGTGGAGCGCCGGGCGTTCCGCCTGGCCGAGATGAGCCTGGGCCATCGCGAGGACGCCATGGACGCCGTGCAGGACGCCATGCTGCGGCTGGTCCGCAACTACCGCGACAAGCCGGCACAGGAATGGACCCCGCTGTTCTGGGGCATCCTCCGCCGCCGCATCGTCGACCTGCAGCGCCGCCGCAAGGTGCGCTCGATCGTGGTCGGCTGGCTGGGAGGCGGACGCGACGACGACGGCGACGAACTGCCCGCCTGGGAGCCGGCGGACAACGGCCCCGGCCCGCTGGACCGCCTGCAGGACGCGCAGTCCTACACGGACATGGCCGCCGCGGTGAAGAAGCTGCCGCAGCGCCAGCGCGAAGCCTTCATGCTGCGCGTGCTGGAAGGCCTGGACGTGGCCGAAACGGCCCAGGCCATGGGCTGCTCGGAAGGAAGCGTGAAAACCCATCTGTCGCGCGCCATGCACAACCTGCGCGACCAATTGGAGGATTGGCGATGA
- a CDS encoding NAD(P) transhydrogenase subunit alpha — translation MIDGFLALYIFMLAAFTGYEIIARVPVILHTPLMSGSNFVHGIVLVGAMVALGHATTSLELAIGFVGVLLGAGNAAGGYVVTERMLEMFKSSKPGGGKEVK, via the coding sequence ATGATCGACGGGTTCCTGGCGCTTTACATCTTCATGCTGGCCGCGTTCACCGGCTACGAGATCATCGCGAGAGTGCCGGTGATCCTGCACACCCCGTTGATGTCCGGTTCCAATTTCGTGCACGGCATTGTGCTGGTTGGCGCCATGGTCGCGCTAGGGCATGCGACGACATCGCTGGAACTTGCGATCGGCTTCGTCGGCGTGCTGCTGGGCGCCGGCAACGCCGCGGGCGGTTACGTGGTGACCGAGCGCATGCTGGAGATGTTCAAGTCCAGCAAGCCCGGCGGCGGCAAGGAGGTCAAGTGA
- a CDS encoding NUDIX hydrolase translates to MNAPAQRIPHDATAPVETLHEGRWLSLRKRGRWEYAERNNPGGAVIILAVTPEDKVLFVEQYRVSILRNTIEMPAGLVGDEAGHHDESALLAAQRELEEETGYRCQRVEFVHEGPSSSGMSTEMIAFVRAWDLEKVGPGGGDESENIVVHEVPRREAGAWLFARAAEGYSVDPKLFAGLWFIEHGRISA, encoded by the coding sequence ATGAACGCGCCCGCCCAACGCATTCCCCACGACGCCACCGCACCGGTCGAGACCCTCCACGAAGGCCGCTGGCTGAGCCTGCGCAAGCGCGGCCGCTGGGAGTACGCCGAGCGCAACAACCCCGGCGGCGCGGTGATCATCCTGGCGGTGACGCCCGAGGACAAGGTGCTGTTCGTCGAGCAGTACCGCGTGTCGATCCTGCGCAACACCATCGAGATGCCCGCCGGCCTGGTCGGCGACGAAGCCGGCCACCACGACGAGAGCGCCCTGCTGGCGGCGCAGCGCGAGCTGGAGGAAGAGACCGGCTACCGCTGCCAGCGGGTGGAGTTCGTGCACGAAGGCCCGTCCTCTTCCGGCATGAGTACCGAAATGATCGCCTTCGTGCGCGCCTGGGACCTGGAGAAGGTCGGCCCGGGCGGCGGCGACGAGAGCGAGAACATCGTGGTCCACGAAGTGCCGCGCCGCGAAGCCGGCGCCTGGCTGTTCGCCCGCGCGGCCGAGGGTTACTCGGTGGACCCCAAGCTGTTCGCGGGGCTGTGGTTCATCGAGCACGGCCGCATAAGCGCCTGA
- the cdd gene encoding cytidine deaminase: protein MSAQPVTDHLLELARQAREQAYAPYSRFLVGAALVTRDGRHFLGCNVENAAYGLCNCAERTALFAAVAAGCKPGDFARLAVIGDTEGPISPCGACRQVMAELCDQAMPVVLSNLHGKTQETTVKALLPGSFRLPLTA from the coding sequence GTGTCTGCGCAACCCGTGACCGACCACCTGCTCGAGCTCGCCCGCCAGGCCCGCGAGCAGGCCTATGCTCCCTATTCCCGCTTCCTCGTCGGGGCCGCGCTCGTGACGCGCGACGGCCGCCATTTTCTCGGCTGCAACGTGGAGAACGCCGCCTACGGCCTGTGCAACTGCGCCGAGCGCACCGCGCTGTTCGCCGCCGTCGCCGCGGGCTGCAAGCCAGGCGACTTCGCCCGCCTGGCCGTGATCGGCGACACCGAAGGCCCGATCAGTCCCTGCGGCGCCTGCCGCCAGGTGATGGCGGAACTGTGCGACCAAGCCATGCCCGTGGTGCTCTCCAACCTCCACGGGAAGACGCAGGAAACCACCGTGAAGGCGCTGCTGCCCGGCTCGTTCCGCCTGCCGCTGACGGCCTAG
- a CDS encoding DUF3106 domain-containing protein: MRLSRIAIVLLLAALLGIGAAPAWAQQMPPPPPPGAGGPPPGPPPGPRPWDSLSPGERDLLGPLRGEWNNYPPERQARMLDRAHQWSTLPPERRQEIRERIEQWQKMTPEQRDQARENMRKFQQLSPEQRDQLHDAFKRYQQLPPEQRQQLMRQFRQEHGIPPHRPPPPGMPRPMGGFGPPPPPRGGHGH, translated from the coding sequence ATGCGTCTTAGCCGTATCGCGATCGTCCTGTTGCTGGCCGCCCTGCTGGGGATCGGTGCGGCGCCCGCCTGGGCGCAACAGATGCCTCCGCCCCCGCCGCCGGGCGCCGGCGGACCGCCCCCCGGCCCGCCGCCGGGTCCGCGCCCCTGGGACAGCCTTTCTCCCGGCGAGCGCGACCTGCTCGGCCCTCTGCGCGGCGAGTGGAACAACTATCCGCCGGAGCGCCAGGCGCGCATGCTCGACCGCGCCCACCAATGGAGCACGCTGCCGCCGGAGCGCCGCCAGGAAATCCGCGAGCGCATCGAGCAGTGGCAGAAGATGACGCCCGAGCAGCGCGATCAGGCGCGCGAAAACATGCGCAAGTTCCAGCAGCTCAGTCCGGAGCAGCGTGACCAATTGCACGATGCCTTCAAGCGCTACCAGCAACTGCCGCCCGAACAGCGCCAGCAGCTGATGCGCCAGTTCCGCCAGGAACACGGCATCCCGCCGCATCGCCCGCCACCGCCGGGCATGCCGCGGCCGATGGGTGGATTCGGCCCGCCGCCTCCACCTCGTGGCGGCCACGGACATTGA
- a CDS encoding STAS domain-containing protein yields MSLTIHHDNEQDCLTLLLGERFDFTVHRDFHDACLSGRPARSYVIDLGEVNSMDSSALGMLLLLREHAGGERSEIRIVNAGSELRGTLRVAGFDRLFVLH; encoded by the coding sequence ATGAGCCTGACCATCCATCACGACAACGAACAAGATTGCCTGACCCTGCTGCTGGGCGAACGCTTCGACTTCACCGTCCACCGCGACTTTCACGATGCCTGCCTGAGCGGCCGCCCGGCGCGCAGCTATGTGATCGACCTGGGCGAAGTGAACAGCATGGACAGCTCCGCGCTGGGCATGCTGCTGCTGCTGCGTGAGCATGCAGGCGGCGAACGCTCGGAAATCCGCATCGTGAATGCGGGCAGCGAATTGCGCGGCACGCTGCGCGTGGCGGGTTTCGACCGGCTGTTCGTGCTGCACTGA